In Lolium rigidum isolate FL_2022 chromosome 3, APGP_CSIRO_Lrig_0.1, whole genome shotgun sequence, the genomic window TACTGCTGGTACAAGCAATTTGTCAAACAAATACATGCTATTGCAACATAGTAGGTTAGCTATTGCAAATTTCATtacataggaacaagataatcaaAAGAGTAAGATAGGGAAACTTCAGAAAAACATCTTACCAAGCAAATTGGACAAGTTAGGTTGTACTCATACTTAATGGTTTCAGAGATGGCCATAGTCATTACTGGTTGTGTTCCTGCCAAGTCACAGGAAAAATTCTTGAAGAATCCATTCTTGAAGAACCCTACAGGTTCATCAACATCCAAACTATCACAGTTCAGATGGAAGGCACCCAGCTCAATAAGCCAAGGTGACTGCAACAGTTCAATATGCTCAGTTTGCATCTTGCTCTTGAAATCTCTACCACTCACAGAACCATGTATCTGCAAAATGCGCATAttagcatgaagatcttaaaatgTAAAGGGCAGTTTGGAGATAAAGAACTTACCTTGTCATATTTCTTGAGAATTTTGCGGATAGCAATAGCATTCATGGTCACATAATTTATTAGCATTCGGCCTTCTTGAACCATGACTTGTTGATCATCTATGAAGCACTGCCGTACACGCCATATATACCTTTGTAGCCCTGAAGGAACATGAAGATGTAGAAGACGCTGTACTCTAGAGCTGAAACAGCCAGCTATGTCTGAAGCCTCCTTGTTGAGTTCTGTAAAGAACATTTGATCACACACTGAAAAAGAAATATTACAAGTCAGGATATCAACAGTAGAAGCAGTATTTCAGTGCAATATCAAGGAAATTAATGAAAACAAATTATTTTAGTCAAGATAACTAGTCCTGGCTATACAACAAAATCCCCAGTATTGAGATCCATAATACTTCACAGCTATACCAAATATTTTTGCCTTCCCCTCCAAAACCTATAAAATTTGAAAAACAGAGAACCGGGCATTCTACAAACTgaaatcagattttttttttttaatctttcaCAGAAATTCAGAAAGGATGAATGGGTAGAAAATCAGAGCACAAGATTGTATAAATGGAAATTAGACACTTCTAATATTTGATAAAATTTCTCGGGTGCTTCTTATTTGCTGGTTATAACAGACAGTAAGCTCAACATTATCATTACTAGAGATAGAAAGTAAACAACATTTTACTAATTCTCTAAGTACGTTGTCAAATCACATCTGGGAAAAAACGAGATATAGAACACGAAAGGGAAAATGGGATCACTTCTATTGCCATATCACAGACATTCAGACAAGAAAGATGAAAGCACAGTACAAACAATGATGCATAGTCTGCCTATTTGCACTAGAGGCTGGACATACATGTGCACGAATTGCATTCGCAAATGTCTGAAGATGCGTCACTCCCGTCAAGTAGCTGGTCACCATTGGTAACATCTTCTTGCAGTGAGCGGTCAACTCGACATCGCTTTAATACTTTCTTGAGGCGTTTGTACTCTACATGGGAGCACTTCGCTAGATACTTGTCCTGCTCCACCCTTAGGTACTCCTCATAAATTGAACCAAACTTCATCTTGGCTGCAATGGAAGCAGGATATTAGCTAGATCCATGTGTTCTTCAGGAggttaaaaataaaaatacactATACCACATCTACAGCTGCAATATCATCTGGTAATCAAAGAAAGGATGTTCCAGTTTTACACCTTCAACAATGCAGTAAACCTTTCGCTGAATACTTTGACTTCCATGTCTAATTACCCCAACACGgacataaaccaaaagagaagacCATCTTCGCATATTAACAAGGACTTGCACTCTCAGAAGGAATAATATCATACTGAAGGAAGCTTGCCTGATTTAGCAGTCATATTGCAAAGGCTTAAAACTAAGAAAGCTACGAGAGTAGTGAAATTATGTAGTGTAAAGTGTAAATTTTGtattcttaaaaaaaaaaaaatcatatgtaCATCCACCaataaatatttttcaaaaacaCGATTTAATATTGATATCTCAGAAAGGTAAAACCATTAACCTTTTTATATTATTCTTGGTAATGAACAACACTTTGGCATGTATATGGCGTGGCGACCTGGCTACGATCAAACCCCCTGACCCTAGTGTATGGTCCTCTCTATGTTCCCACGTCGTCAGGCTTGCAAGCTAGCTAAGTCATCTCACATACTCCCCAAACCAGCCACACGAATCAGGGAACATTCCAGTTAATACGTGTGTATTTGCAGTGCAGTATTCACTATCACAGCATTGTTACGTACTGGTCATGCTGCTGCAAACAATCGAGCTTTCAGTTGCAGATTGAGTTTTTCATGCCTACCTTTTGACATTATAAAAACTCTGCTGATGGTATGGCCATTTGCCACTGGAATCAGGGAAGGCGACACATGCTAGAAGAGAAAGGTTAAGCGGGCAACTGTTCACAAATTACACTCGCCCATGAACTTCCTCAGAATACATTCGACTTGTCATATCGTGACGTGGTCAGATATTTGGGTTCAGACTTTTCCTAGACGACATATCAACAGAATATCGTGATGTGATCAGGTATGTGGGTGGGTTCAGACTTTTCTGTTGCAGAAGACATATGAATAGTATTTCGTACGAAGATGTTAGATCGATCGTTCACCGCGTGAATCTGGTTATAATCCTAAACAATAAGATGAGCGCTGACTTTGAATCTAAAAAAAAATGGTACAGTAGCATTAGGAAAATACCAAAGCAGCTAGATTACAAAACATCCCTGTCTTTTCTTCTGAAGGAACGTGTGCAGAGCAGACGTTCCTCCAAGAACCGAATACTTTAGTGCGCTGAGTGGATAAGGAGCCAAGGCATTTGACTTTGTCAGAGGCTGGGTGGCTTAACGAGCAAGCAAACAAGGGTCCAGTGACAATTTTCTCTGTTAACTAATGGCAATTAAATTAACGGGGGTGAAACAGGACAGGAAAgtgaaaaggaggaggaacaggaaAGATATAGAACGTAGGACGAGACAAATGTGACATGGGCGAAGCGAATCTATTCCTGCGAGAATCGAACAAACGAGGATGGATTAAACCCATGGAAGTGCACTTCCGGACAGAGGAACATGGCAAGTGTTTTGCGTACGGAGAGATGCTAGATTcgcgaaaacaaaaaaaataaaaaaaaatctgaaacctTCCTGGACTCTTCTCGGATGTTCGTGAAGGGGAGAAGCAGCGGGTTCCCGGTCAcctcccccggccgcgccgcaatGCAAAATCCTAGATCAGTATGTGGAGAGCGATCGAGGACGACGAAATGGGCGGATAGGCAGAAAAGGAAAACTCGAAGCCAGTCATGGAGCCGAAGAATTGGCAGGGCGGTGGAGGAGACAAAATTGAGTACCTGCATGCGGACGGGATCGGCGTCCCGAGGCGGCGGCCGCCCTCGAGGAGTAGGAGGGGGAGGTGACGCGGGCGGAGCAGAGCCCTCCCGGTTGCACGGAGGAGGATCGGGAGCAGGCGGAGGGATCGGGGTAGGAGGAGCAGTCACGCCGCGCGCTTTtaatggcgggcggcggcggcggcggcgtccacgCGGCGGCAAAGGCAGAGTCGGGTGCAGACGCGGTCGGGGATTGGCGCTTCGTCTCGACTCGGGCGGCTGCAAGAAACGAAACTCTGCTCTGCTGGATGGACTCCCGCTGTCGGTTCCGCCCGCGTTGAGATCATGGTTAATAAATGGGCCCACGGGTTTTCCGTTCGTCCACCGAACGGGCCCACGGCCCAGAGTCACATAGGCTCGCGCGGCCGCTCGCTTTCGGGAGATTCACTCGGATGTCCGCTGCTTTGCGTTTATGTTACGTTGCTTACTTGGCTTGGCTTTCGTGTCTATGCACGCCAACCACACGCTCAAGATCAAGTTCAATAGCATAATAGAGGGTCGTCGGCTAAGAAAAGATGACATATCATGTATAGCTAACAGTACTATAGTCAGCTAAACAAATGTTGTAGTATATCACAACATGACTTCTATTGGTTCGACACATGTTCTTGGAGGTAGGCAGGCTGGTGCCATAGTCGTACATGCACTTATCTGGCATCTGGACCCTAATAGAGACCTAGTGCCAATCCCACCCGTCTCGGCTTCCGGCCGCTCCCTCGCGAGGGAGAACCACATATGTCGCAACCACCTACTATTGAACCCACGCGACGACCCATGGCACGCCGCCAACTCCCCGCACTAGCACAATTTGGTTAGACACGGAGCATAATCGAAGCAGGAGGCCGTACTGCAGGCCttggcgagggccgagagcgaggTCACACTAGAAGCGGTACAGGAGGCTGCGGCGAGGGCCTCTACGGCTGCACCAACTAGcatgtgcccccccccccccccgactctAGCAGGCCTACCCACCTCCATGGTTCTCCGCTCAGGATCTTGGTTGCCTTGGCCCTCGCTtgcgtcccccccccccccccccgccatacCCACCGACGGTAATTGGCCACCACCGTTCTTGATGAGCGATGACGACAACTACTAGGCCACGGGGGGCGAGCAAACCCTATTGTTtaaattttataaaaaaatagTTTTGCATTAATCTGTGTCTACTTCCTCTCTGTATGATTACTTTTTACCTTCACAAGAAAAAATTAAGAATTGGGGGAGCCTGCTCGGTTCCTGACCACCCAAACGGGCAACATGCATGCACGACAACTCAAACGGATCAACAATTTGTGTTCGATTTGGGTGGCTGGCAAGGAGATGTCCTAATTAATTCCGGCGTACGGTAGTGGAGGTTTAAGAAAAATGGCTTCTTTTGTGACTGAGAAAATTATAGTATGTACTCTAGCTAAGCTATCTAGGGCGGCCGATAGCCCGTGGGCAGAACACTCTGggcgggttgacggcggcggttgGTCATCATCGGTGGCAAACAAAATCATGATTAGCACAGCGGGAAGTGGATGGACGGGTGGAATGACTTTCTCTCTCACACGGTCACACCCACGCATGGCGAGAGGTGGGCGGAGCACTCGTGCCGGTCCACGCGCACGTGTGTGCCAACTGCGAACGCGTTCTACTCGGAGCAGACGTAGAACCCGTCACGCCAGCGTATTCTTGGCGTTCATTCTGTTAGACACTGTTACGTAGCACTGTTGCTGACGTGAAAACTACACGCAGACATAGCATACATGCGGCTTGGCGAGGTGTCATATATATCGGGATGTGATACTTCTTCACAGAACAAAAATATAGATAGATCGATTGAAATATGTAAACCCGCGACAAATAGGATGATTGCTCACTAGAAGATAGTACATTATTCTGAAAGAAAGTAGGTTCCAGCTTAATAAATTAACtctataagagcaagtacaatagagtctagtcagctgactataagacattaaataatatattttagatgagttggaggagagagaagaggagagagaagggaggtgagctactatgcaatagccagctcttgcacatgctcctaggcaccttgtgagaatgaaaggtgggccatatattagtaaagtactacattcttatagccaactattgtacatgttagctatatgatgactacaaatgatatgacatcttgttatagccaacagttggctatactattggaattgctctaagaatGCAGTAACCATTCCACCGACTTCTTTCAAATCATGGacttaaaccaaaagagaaaaccATCTACACATCTTAACAAGGACTTGCTCTCTCTTCAGGAGTAGCGTACTGACGAAAGCTTGCCTGATTTAGAAGCCACGTTGCAAGAGGTCTTGCCAATCCGGCGGCAAAAAAACGATTAGGCCCACCGGTCGCTCCCCGCAGGCGACAAAACCCTAGAGCCCCAACCAGCGTTGCTCCTTCCCTCTCCAGCCACCGCTGTCAGTGCCGCCCGTCAGGCAAAGCCCGCGCAGAGCCATCGACGACGGAGCAGCTCTCGTTCGTGTTTGGAGGGGGGATGGGTCCTCTCGTCTAGCAGTGGTGCTCTTCGGTCGGTGGAGGTTACAGCAGCGACATGTCTTCTTAGGCAGCGCAGCGCCAGGAGGCGGGCTGGCGATGGTGTGCCTTGTTGGTGACAAGGCGAGGCGGCACCGGCCACCGGGTTGGGCAAAGCTGGGCTGCCTCCGGCGGACGGGGAGTTATCCGGAGCGGGGGATGGTTGGGCTAGCGGTGGATGTCCTGCAACATCCCCGCGGGGGCTTCACGAGCATGGGCTAGGTGGGTCTATGCTCGGACTGGATGGCCTGGTGTGGCCCTAGCCGGCATGTCCGGACAGGTACCGCCATTGCCAGTGGAGGCCGTTCTCTCCCACGTGGCCACTACCCTATTGCGCCTCAGCTTCAGAATCCTTTATGATTCCGCTGGCCTCGGTTCGTTGGCCGCATTAAGACGTCGATGATGTTTGTAAGGTCGTGGTAGCGCTCGTTGGTGGGCGGTGAGTTTGGTGTAGCACAATGGAGCGTTCGGGGCGGGGTTgcgagggtcgggagaaatccatgTCGGTTTGGCCGACACCGACGTGGTGACGCGCGCCCGTGGGCACCACcattccttcctgaagggcgcTAGGAGAAACCCTCCTCCCTTGTCCATGTGCGTACCGGGGGAACCGTAGGACCTTTCCGGGTAGCAGCGTTGTCATCACATTCCTTCttaaaggtgttgcttggtatccGGCACATCAGAGTGCCTGGAGCATGGTGGGATTTCTCTAGAAGGAGCAGCGGTTGAGGGAAACCttcgttttcgtcgatccgactTTTTAAACTTTGTTtatcttttctttattttttgtttttctggGCGTGCTTGTGCTGATGTCCCAATAGTTGTACCatatggttgctatattaatatagtagggcgaaagcctatttcaaggAGAAGCCACATTGCAATGGCACAAAGCGGTGATCCAACAAAGTACTCCTTTCGTTTCTAAAAAacttctcaactttgtctagatacaaaaAGATATATAAACATGTTTCAGTTATaaatacatttgtatctagaaACTATTGAGCAGCTTTTTCTttgggaatggagggagtagtaaaacgATGGAGCTTAAAATGATCCACCAGTCAAGGTCCTTTCGATAACCAAGATTTAATATTGATATCTCACAAAGAAAAAAACTTTCTTCCAATTTTTATTATTCTTGATAGTGAATAAAACCTTGATAGGTATCGAGTATGTAAATGTATATTTACAGCGCAATATCACTATCACGGCATTTTCACAGGTCATGCTGCTGAGATTAGCTATTTTTTAAAATATCTTTTTCCTTATTCCAGAAATAATATAgtagggcgaaagcctatttcaaggAGAAGCCACATTGCAATGGCATAAAGCGGTAATCCAACAAAGTACTCCTTCCGTTTCTaaaaaagctgctcaactttatctagatacaaagATATATAAACATGTTTCAGTTATAAATACGTCTGTATCTAGAAACTATTGAGCAGCTTTTTCtttgggaacggagggagtagtaaaaggATGGAGAAATGTAAAATCTTAAAAGATAGATCGTTCGTCCATCCACCAATTAAGGTCCTTTCGATAACCAAGATTTAATACTGATAtctcagaaagaaagaaaaaaaagtttcTTCCAATTTTTATTATTCTTGATAGTGAATAAAACCTTGATAGGTATCGAGTATGTAAGTGTGTATTTACAGCGCAATATCACTATCACAGCATTTTCACAGGCCATGCTGCTGAGATTAGCTATTTTTAAAAATATCTTTTTCCTTATTCCAGAAATAATATGCGTTTTTTTTAACATCAATCTGGCCAAAACCGACTAGTATTTGTCAGCTTCGCAGAAAAAGTACTACGAAGTAGTTAGTTTGGGCGAAGCTAACAAGTCCTAGTCAGTTTCAATCAAGCCGAGGCCATATTATTTTTGAAGATTTTTAAAAACACGTATTATTTGTAGAATTGAAGAAACTAATAATAATATTTAATAAAAATTGGTTGCCTTGCTAAGTTGCTATCTTCACTGGAACTGAGGAATGCGACAAGCGCTAGAAAAGAAAGGCTTATAAAAATTGAACTTGCCCGTCTCAGAATTCCTCTGTTTTTGTCGTATCGTGATATGATCAGATAATGTGGATTCAGACTTTTTGTAGAAGACATATGAATAGTCCTTGGTACGAAAATGACAAGGCAATCTGGTTATAATCATAAACAATGCTTTGAACGCTGACCCTGAATCTAAAAATGAATAGCAGCAGGAAAGTACGAAAACCAGCAAGTCTACAAAAACATCCCTGTCTTTTTTTCTGAAGGAAATCAAAATATACTTTATTATGCTATAAGTAACTTGATAAGAAGGCATTTGAATTTCTGATAGGCTAAGTAGCTTAGCCAGCAATCAAACAAGTATCCCGTGATGATCTGTTTCCTTTTGCCCTTGGCATTGAAATGCAATTAATGGCTTGAAACACGACAGGAAACagaaaaggaagaggaagaggaataggaCGATAATAAAAACATAGGACATGACAATGCGACATGGACCGAGCGAATCTATTCCTGCGGGAACCGAACAAACGAGGGCTCAGAACGTGGAACTGCTAGGTATTCCTCGTATCCCGGCAGACAGAAGAGCATGGCCCATGTGTTCCGTTTCCGTATGGTGAGATGCTGGAAGCAAAATCGCCGCAAGCAACCATGGAGTGGATGAAGGGGGTGAGGCGGTGAAGGAAGATGATTCAGTACGTACCTGCATGCGTGGCGTCCGGGGCAGGGTCGGTCGACGTTCGAAGGCGCGCGGCGGCCGTccgcgaggaggaggcggaggaggaggagggagcagTAGAGGATCCGGGTAGGAGGAGAAGGCACACCGCTTTTaatggcgggcgggcggcggcgggcacgcggCGAATACGCTCGGGGAAGGGCGCCTCTAGTCTGCTAGGCTTGGTGCGGCTCGGACTTCCTTCCTTCCGGACGAAACCAAACTTTGCTCCCGTTCTGTGGTGGACTCTCTCCCGCTGTTGGTTCCGCGTCCTAGAGAATAGAGATGAGATTGTTTTGCTTTCGCCGTGATAAAGAGCCCCGGACCGCGGGTTTTCTGTTGCACCCAGCTTGATGGGGCCCACGGCCCAGGGTCAGCCACTCGCTTTCGGGAGATCCATTCGGACGTTCGCTGCTTTGCGTTTACGTGGTTACGTATTGCCTTCGCTTTCGGAGGCCTCGACGCACGCGAAACACACGATAACGTAGTACGCGTCGCGACGGCTGTCATCTAACAATGCAACGGTGAACTAGGTAGGCCGTGTTTGGTTGCTCCTGCAGCCGATTTTTAGTTGTCCACCGAAAAATATCTTTTTTTATAGCATTCTTATAATTACTAAAGCGCCGAGATTGTTCGATAGACCATTTTTAGCGAGCTAACCTCTTCTCGTGCTTGTAGGAAAAACGTAGTGCTGAGCTGGTGTGACGGGGAGAAGGTAGAAGGTCACCCACATCCGCGAAATACTGACGGAAGAAATTCGGCCACCACCTGTCGATTCACACCGCCAATTTGCGCCGCTCCGCCTCACCGCCGTATTCCGCTCCACCATTTTTCTAGCATTTGAGCTCTCCGTCCAAGAAAAGCTTCTTCATCGCCAAGCAGGTAAGCTACGCCAGCTCCGATGTGGCAAGCCTTCTTTCTCCGCCTCCGTGAGTTTGATGGTCAGAGCGCTCTATTAGCAAATGGTCTCTCTCAGTAGATTTAACGGTTGTAACAAGCACTCCCTATGGTGGTGGTATTGATGATGATCGATGTGGTTgtacattttaaaataaaggtagGCTTGATGCAAACTGATGTTAGATCTTTATATTTTTCGAGGTGATAAGTactacatgatactactatatacgAATT contains:
- the LOC124700096 gene encoding probable E3 ubiquitin-protein ligase BAH1-like 1, producing MKFGSIYEEYLRVEQDKYLAKCSHVEYKRLKKVLKRCRVDRSLQEDVTNGDQLLDGSDASSDICECNSCTLCDQMFFTELNKEASDIAGCFSSRVQRLLHLHVPSGLQRYIWRVRQCFIDDQQVMVQEGRMLINYVTMNAIAIRKILKKYDKIHGSVSGRDFKSKMQTEHIELLQSPWLIELGAFHLNCDSLDVDEPVGFFKNGFFKNFSCDLAGTQPVMTMAISETIKYEYNLTCPICLDTLFNPYALSCGHLFCKGCACGAASVYIFQGVKTAPPEAKCPVCRAVGVFAHAVHMNELDLLIKTRCKDYWRCRMREERTEMVKQSKEYWESQAMLSMGI